The following proteins are encoded in a genomic region of Triticum dicoccoides isolate Atlit2015 ecotype Zavitan chromosome 1B, WEW_v2.0, whole genome shotgun sequence:
- the LOC119349883 gene encoding uncharacterized protein LOC119349883 → MSSSSLSKARLEGKGGGAGRSISLAASRAKLAAATKKATTTSTAGGGRGKGKAAKKVFSLTGQKFETPEEREPLRIFYQSLSNQIPSSDMAEFWLMEHGLLSPERAKKAYDRKLKRQQQIKSGIPIKSSNSTTVNKHNNNNKPAESWKKPVPVVSSSSTARHNTDHSAGKAKRRVEYSSDDDDDDKEFIVKLKRPNFNSNSNSTSRGG, encoded by the exons ATGTCGTCCTCCTCCTTGTCCAAGGCCAGATTAGAG GGTAAAGGAGGCGGAGCCGGGAGATCCATatcgctggccgcctccagggccaaGCTCGCCGCAGCCACCAAGAAAGCTACTACTACTAGTACAGCCGGAGGCGGGCGGGGCAAGGGCAAGGCGGCCAAGAAGGTCTTCTCCCTCACCGGCCAGAAGTTCGAAACACCAGAGGAG AGGGAGCCCCTGAGGATCTTCTATCAATCGCTCTCCAACCAGATCCCATCCAGCGACATGGCCGAATTCTG GCTAATGGAGCACGGCCTGTTATCTCCGGAGAGAGCCAAGAAAGCCTACGACAGGAAGCTCAAACGGCAGCAGCAGATCAAATCAGGGATCCCCATCAAGTCGTCAAATTCCACCACTGTCAACAAGCACAATAACAACAATAAACCTGCAGAGAGCTGGAAGAAACCTGTACCAGtggtttcttcttcttccacaGCGCGTCACAACACAGATCATTCCGCCGGCAAGGCCAAGAGAAGAGTCGAGTacagcagcgacgacgacgacgacgacaaagaATTCATTGTCAAGCTCAAGAGACCCAATTTCAACTCCAACTCCAATTCCACTTCCAGGGGTGGCTGA
- the LOC119349884 gene encoding putative RING-H2 finger protein ATL12 — protein MAKTMLLLLLCATIAAHAHAQAPTQPAAEETPPGAGVKVSFRPSVAIVVGIFTMIFSLTFLLLMYAKFCHPANTPLLPATTTASPSRAPAPDALIESEASAGVGKAVIESLPFFRFAALRGARQGLECAVCLARFDDADLLRLLPRCRHAFHLDCVDRWLHSSASCPLCRARVHPDDADLGLKYAAASARFVFGAGDDAAAVGAAPAPSSGRDLLAGIFVERVPSARFGGIGDAGAGDDAGAADESNSKLDRHRHRIVVSDSVFKSRWSDLNSADLIALDTEMLRSVSSGRFPYPYPDDDIIFLGDEPPEERGHRDDHDGAGVSIEIERKRLLDVESGSGSKAAPSLVRGLGGCGGSDAVEPSSVRAASRLVSSGVRSMSEIVRLPRVAVRTEEEERARQRWVPIARRTARWLASRSRSREEDVNAADRLRV, from the coding sequence ATGGCGAAAACCATGCTGCTCCTGCTGCTCTGCGCGACGATCGCGGCACACGCGCACGCGCAGGCGCCGACGCAGCCGGCTGCGGAGGAGACGCCGCCTGGGGCGGGCGTGAAGGTGTCGTTCCGGCCGAGCGTGGCCATCGTGGTGGGCATCTTCACCATGATCTTCTCCCTCACCTTCCTCCTCCTCATGTACGCCAAGTTCTGCCACCCCGCCAACACGCCCCTCctccccgccaccaccaccgccagcCCCTCCCGCGCGCCCGCCCCCGACGCCTTGATCGAGTCGGAGGCCAGCGCCGGCGTGGGCAAGGCGGTCATCGAGTCGCTGCCCTTCTTCCGGTTCGCGGCGCTGCGCGGGGCGCGGCAGGGCCTGGAGTGCGCCGTGTGCCTGGCCCGCTTCGACGACGCCGACCTGCTCCGCCTGCTCCCCCGCTGCCGCCACGCCTTCCACCTCGACTGCGTCGATCGCTGGCTGCACTCCAGCGCCAGCTGCCCGCTCTGCCGCGCCCGCGTCCACCCCGACGACGCCGACCTCGGCCTCAAGTACGCCGCCGCCAGCGCGCGCTTCGTCTTcggagcaggcgacgacgcagCCGCCGTTGGTGCCGCCCCCGCACCGTCCTCCGGCCGCGACCTCCTCGCAGGCATCTTCGTCGAGCGCGTGCCGTCGGCGCGCTTCGGCGGCATAGGAGACGCTGGCGCCGGTGATGATGCTGGTGCTGCTGATGAGTCTAACTCTAAGCTGGACCGGCACAGGCATCGCATCGTGGTGTCGGACAGCGTGTTCAAGAGCCGGTGGAGCGACCTCAACTCGGCGGACCTCATCGCGCTGGACACCGAGATGCTGCGCTCCGTCTCCAGCGGCCGCTTCCCCTACCCGTACCCCGACGACGACATTATCTTCCTAGGAGACGAGCCGCCGGAGGAGCGCGGCCACCGAGACGATCACGACGGCGCCGGCGTGTCCATTGAGATTGAGAGGAAGCGGCTGCTGGACGTGGAGAGCGGGAGCGGCAGCAAGGCGGCGCCCAGCCTGGTACGTGGACTTGGAGGGTGCGGCGGCTCCGACGCCGTGGAGCCATCGTCGGTGCGCGCGGCGTCGAGGCTGGTGTCGTCGGGCGTGCGGTCTATGTCGGAGATCGTGAGGCTGCCTCGGGTGGCGGtaaggacggaggaggaggagagggcgcgGCAGCGGTGGGTGCCCATCGCGCGGCGGACGGCGCGGTGGTTGGCCAGCCGGAGCAGGAGCAGGGAGGAGGACGTCAACGCCGCCGACCGCCTCCGTGTGTAA